A stretch of DNA from Streptomyces sp. HUAS 15-9:
CCCCGGCTCTCCGGCGGGGTCCAGAAGACGTACGAGGCCACCGCGACCGGGGCCGCCGCCTCCAGCTCCTCCACGACGGAACGGGTGGGCCGGTGCCAGTCGGACAGCTGGTTGAGCTTGAGAGTGCCGCCTGCCGACATGAGCCGGTGGATCGCGGCGCGGTCGGGGAAGCCCGGCCGTTCGTGCCCGATCACGTCGCGGGACGTGGTGTAGGCACGCTCGTGCGGTACGGCGCCCTGCCGCAGGACGGAGAAGTACGGCCAGCGCAGCAGGCTGGACTCCAGCCTGTCCTCGACGACGGCGGAGGAGATGCAGCCGGCGGGATCGACCGCGCCGCGGAGGATCCGGAATTCCTTGTTCCAGGCGTCGGCGAAGATACCCTCGCCGCGCAGAGTCTCTACGAGTGATGTGGTCAACCCGACCCCCAGGGCTCCGTTGGCTTCCGTGTCCGGGCGCCGGCCGGAGGGCGCGGTGAGGTTCTCCGGGAATGCTCCCCGGCCGGCGGAGCCGTCTGGACTGTCAGGCGTTGGAGATCTGGTTCATGATCGTCTTCGGCGAGTCGAAGGCGTCCTCCTCCTCGCCGGCGATCTGGGTCTGCGCCAGCTCCTCCGGGTTCTCGGAGTTGCCCTCGATGGCGTTCTTCGTGTCACGAATACCCATGTCAGCCTCCAGCAGGCAGTGGGGGTCCCGCCGCGGATGTACGACGGACTGCCCGAGATCGTGACAAGTCGGCCTAGCAGGGCAATGGACTTCGCCTGGACCCCTCGTGCCCCGCACCCCTGTCCGACGAGCCAGGCTCCCGAGCCCCTCCCGATCTGACAGAAAGCGCCTGATCACACAGGGAGTTCGGGTGTTATGGTCCCTCGCATGGCTGAACTGATCGCCCCCACGGGACGGCTGCGTTCCTCGTGGCTCACGGCGCGGGACGAGTGGCGGCCCGGTGCTCACCAGGACGGGGCCGGCCTGCGTCTGGTCGGTGACGACGACCTCGACAGCCCGGAAGGGTTCGCCTCGTGGGTCGAGCGACTGCGCCGGCAGTCGGACCGGTCGCTGCCTGTCGGGGAAGGGCGCGTCCACGCCACCCACTGGTGGATCGTCGACGGCGAGACATACCTCGGGGCCATCGACCTCCGGCACTATCTGAACGCCTTTCTGCTGGAAGGCGGCGGACACATCGGCTACAGCGTCCGGCCTTCCGCCAGGCGACGCGGACTGGCCTCATGGGCGCTGGGAACGGTTCTGCTCAAGGCACCGGCGCTCGGTCTGGACCGCGTCCTCCTCACCTGCGACGACGGCAACGTCGGCTCGGCACGCACCATCGAGAACAACGGCGGCGTCCTCGAAGATGTGCGCAGCACCGAGACCGGGGTCAAGCGCCGCTACTGGATCACTCTCGACGACGCCGGCCACGTTCGATACGTGCCCTAATAGCCCAGTTCGAGTTCCTGGATGTCGGTGAACTCCACCGACAGTCCCTCCGCGCGGCGGTTGCGGTCCCGGAAGTACATCTCGCCCAGGCCCTCGGCCAGGATGGCCTGCAACTGCCGTTCGGTGGCGCCGGCGTCCTGGGCGGCGAAGAGGCGGGAGGCGTACTCGGGGGGCAGGGCCTGGTTGATGTAGCGGACCCGGGGGTCGTCGCTGGTGCCGGGGGCCGCCGTGAAGCCGAAGCGGGCGCGCGTCGACACGAAGATCCCGCCCGTGGCGGCCGCCTGCCGACGGGCCCGTTCCCGCACGCGCGGCTGCCAGCGCCTGCGGGTCTCGGCCGCGAGCTTCTCTGCCAGGTCATGGCGGGGGCGCTTCAGCTGGCCCTTGACGTAACGCTCCACCGTGCGCTGCGTGACGCCCAGCAGCTCGGCCACCTGCCGGGTGCCCTTCAACTGCCGTACCAGGAAACGCATCTGTGCCTGCGCCGACCTGGGGACAGGGCGCGTGAAGTGCTCGGCGGCGGCCACGTCGAGCGTGTCCCCGATACCGACCATCGCCTCGCCCTGCTTTCCTCGCTCCGCCTGTCGTCGCAGACGTTACAGGCCGAGCCGGTCAGCGGACCGTCCAGGTGTCGCCGCCGGTCAGCAGCGCGGCCAGGTCTCCCTTGCCGTTCTGCTCGACCGCCGTGTCCAGCTGGTCGGCCATTTCGGTGTCGTAGACGGGGCGGTCGACGGAGCGGAAGACCCCGATGGGGGTGTGGCGCAGGGTGTCCGGGTCGGCCAGGCGGGAGAGGGCGAACGCGGTGGTGGGGGATGCGGTGTGGGCGTCGTGGACGAGGATGCGGTGCTCGTTGTCGGGGGTGACGGTGACGACTTCCAGGTCGCCGGTGGTGGTGTTGCGGACGACTCCGCGGGTGTTGTCGGGGCCGAAGCGGATGGGCTCGCCGTGTTCGAGGCGGATGACGGCTTCCTGGGCGGTCTGCTGGTCCTTGAGGGCGTCGAAGGCGCCGTCGTTGAAGATGTTGCAGTTCTGGTAGATCTCGATGAGTGCGGTGCCGGGGTGGGTGGCGGCGGCGCGCAGGACCGAGGTGAGGTGTTTGCGGTCGGAGTCGAGGGTGCGGGCGACGAAGGACGCCTCGGCTCCGATGGCCAGCGAGACCGGGTTGAAGGGCGCGTCCAGGGAGCCCATGGGCGTGGATTTGGTGATCTTGCCGACTTCGGAGGTCGGGGAGTACTGGCCCTTGGTCAGGCCGTAGATCCGGTTGTTGAACAGGAGGATCTTGAGGTTGACGTTGCGGCGCAGGGCGTGGATGAGGTGGTTGCCGCCGATGGACAGGGCGTCTCCGTCGCCGGTGACGACCCAGACGGACAGGTCGCGGCGGGAGGTGGCCAGGCCGGTGGCGATGGCGGGGGCGCGGCCGTGGATGGAGTGCATGCCGTACGTGTTCATGTAGTACGGGAAGCGGGAGGAGCAGCCGATGCCGGAGACGAAGACGATGTTCTCCCTGGCCAGGCCGAGTTCGGGCATGAAGCCCTGGACCGCGGCCAGGATCGCGTAGTCACCGCAGCCGGGGCACCAGCGCACCTCCTGGTCCGTCTTGAAGTCCTTCATGGACTGCGGCCCTCGGCCTTCGGAACCAGCGAGAGCGCCTCGATCGTGCCCGCGCCTTCCGTGGACGTCTCAGCCATCGATGGCCTCCTTGAGCGCCTTGGCAAGCTGTTCCGCTTTGAACGGCATGCCGTTGACCTGGTTGTACGAGTGGGCGTCCACCAGGTACTTCGCCCGGACGAGCAGGGCGAGCTGCCCGAGGTTCATCTCGGGGATCACCACCTTGTCGTAACGCTTCAGCACCGCTGCGAGATTCCCCGGGAACGGGTTGAGGTGGCGCAGGTGGGCCTGCGCGATGGATTCACCGGCCGTGCGCAGGCGGCGCACCGCGGCGGTGATGGGCCCGTAGGTCGAGCCCCAGCCCAGGACGAGGGTGGTGGCCTGGTGCGGGTCGTCGACCTCGATGTCGGGGACGGTGATGCCGTCGATCTTGGCCTGGCGGGTACGGACCATGAAGTCGTGGTTGGCCGGGTCGTAGGAGATGTTGCCCGTGCC
This window harbors:
- a CDS encoding GNAT family N-acetyltransferase, with the translated sequence MAELIAPTGRLRSSWLTARDEWRPGAHQDGAGLRLVGDDDLDSPEGFASWVERLRRQSDRSLPVGEGRVHATHWWIVDGETYLGAIDLRHYLNAFLLEGGGHIGYSVRPSARRRGLASWALGTVLLKAPALGLDRVLLTCDDGNVGSARTIENNGGVLEDVRSTETGVKRRYWITLDDAGHVRYVP
- the tpg gene encoding telomere-protecting terminal protein Tpg — protein: MVGIGDTLDVAAAEHFTRPVPRSAQAQMRFLVRQLKGTRQVAELLGVTQRTVERYVKGQLKRPRHDLAEKLAAETRRRWQPRVRERARRQAAATGGIFVSTRARFGFTAAPGTSDDPRVRYINQALPPEYASRLFAAQDAGATERQLQAILAEGLGEMYFRDRNRRAEGLSVEFTDIQELELGY